A stretch of Lagopus muta isolate bLagMut1 chromosome 9, bLagMut1 primary, whole genome shotgun sequence DNA encodes these proteins:
- the OTOS gene encoding otospiralin — protein MKCIGFLFFWMLMNTITDARSILEGDDREPVAMPYWPFSSSDFWSYVEYFRTLGAYNRIAELARALFAQLPGGSHLGLHLPASED, from the exons ATGAAATGCATtggcttccttttcttctggatGCTGATGAACACAATAACAG ATGCCCGATCAATCCTGGAAGGAGACG ATCGAGAACCTGTGGCCATGCCATACTGGCCCTTCTCCTCCAGTGACTTCTGGTCCTATGTAGAATACTTCAGGACACTGGGAGCCTACAACAGGATTGCTGAGCTGGCCAGGGCCTTGTTTGCACAGCTGCCCGGAGGCAGCCACCTCGGCCTCCACCTGCCTGCAAGTGAGGACTGA